The DNA window CTTAACTGGCAAGTCGTCCAGGGAAATGTTCAGCATGACGTACCTGCCGTCCGGAAATTCGTTGACCCAATAGCCGAAACGCGAAGGATCTTTGCCCGCTGCAGTAATATCGCTCAGCATTTGGGTTTGGCGCGCTTGCTTTAATTGCACCCCCTGCCGCTCCAGTTCAGTCCATTTTTGCAAATGCATCCTGTTCGTGATGATGTTATTCCGAATTTCCGCCATTCGCGTCCGGAACTGCTCGCGGTTGACCGGCTTCAAAATGTAATCGACCGCTCCTTCCCTAAGAGCGGACTGAAGGTATTCGAAATCGTCATAGCCGCTGATCAACAGAGGAAAAAACGAATACTGCTTCTTGGCCTCTTTAATGAACGTCAGCCCGTCCATTTCAGGCATTCTGACGTCGGTGATGATCAGATCGACCGCCCCTTGCATCCCGTGCAGAAAATCAAGGGCCGATGGTCCGTCCGCGAACGTCCCGATGACTTCATAGCCGTCTCCGCATGACACCACCAGACGTTCAATGCCCCTACGGATCATCGCTTCATCATCCACAATAAGAACCCTTACAGCCTTCAAAGCTGTTCACCTCCATACACCGGTATGCGAATAATAACTTCCGTGCCTTTTCCGTAAAGACTGTCCAATTGAACCCCGAAGTCCGCTCCGAACATCAAGGCGATTCTCGCATGAACATTTCTCAAACCGAGTCCGGAGTCCCCCGCAACAAATGCCTCCGAGCGCATTAAATCGTTCAGCTCCGCCAACTTGTCCGCCGGAATTCCGGGCCCGTCATCGCGAATTCGAAAAACAATTTCCTGCTTTCCGGAACCCGCCCCGAACTCCTGATTGATGCTGATCTGAATGTGGACTCCCTTGCGAAGCTCCAAGCCGTGCTTAATCGCGTTTTCCACAATCGGCTGCAGAATGAACTTCGGCGTATACAGAAGATGAATATCGATTTTAGGATCGATCATAAAGTTGACCCTGTCCTCAAACCGGATTTTTTGGATCGTCAAATAATCCCGAACGTGTTGAACCTCTTCATCAATCGTTACCAATTTGGATTTATTGCTCAGTGAAAAGCGCAGCATCCGGCCAAGCAGCGTCACCATTTCCACCACCAGACCCGTTTCCCCTTCTTCCACAGCCATCCCGATTGTTTCCAGCGTATTGTACATGAAATGGGGATTGATTTGCGATTGCAGAGCATATAGTTCAGCTTCTTTTTGCTTGATCTCGATATAATAATTTTTCTCGATCAGCTCCCTCGTGGTCGCCACCATCGAGTTGAAGCTGCGGGCAAGCATTCCCACCTCGTCCCTGCTGCGTATCTTCAGATCGACCTGAAAGTTGCCCATCTCCACATATTTCATCAACCCGCTGAGCTTCTTGATCGGGCGCGTTACTTTTAAAGCGAAGAAGATGGAAATAATCGAAGTGATCGTGATAAATATCAAGAACATCAAAATCGTGATGTTCCTGACCAGATCCGTACGTTCCGTCAAGTATTTCAATGGAATGCTGTGAACCAGCACCCATTGGTATTGGGAAAATTCCTTCACGCTGACCAGTCTTGATTCGTCGGTTGCATTCGACCTGAAGCTCCCGTTCAGAATCGGGTATTGATTGATTTCCTGATCGATGCTGCCTATCTTATTGTTATCGGTATGATAGAGGATCTTTCCCGTTTTGTTCATGATCCAAAGCGCTGCCTTATCTTCCTTCTCAAAATTGCGCAGGATTTCATCAATAAACTTAAGCCGAACCGCAATAAACATCGTCCCCATGTTTTTGCGGTTGTCAAAATCCTGAATCTGCTTCATGATCATGATGTAGGGAACGTTTCCGTCAAATTTCAAATGAACCTCATTCGGCAGAATGATTTTTGTTTTCCCTTGCCAATCAAGATCGTTCCCGCTCGGGACCGGCAGGGTATCCAAGCCAAAGCCTGAAAAGTTAAGCCTTGTGCTGTGAAAAAAACGATTTTTCGATATCAAAAAAACGCCAAGCACATTGGGATTGCTGCCATTAAGATAAGTACTTGCCATATAGCTGTTGACGACAAACTGGTCTTTAAGCAGATCGGACTGATTCTGGTAATGGTCCCGCCGCAAAATAGCAATAATGTCATTGGAGTTGTATAACAATTCCGGAAGGTTGACGATTTCATTCATTTGCTTCTCAATATTCGCCCCGGCCTGTTCCAAAAATCTGGGCATGTACTCACCAAGCTGCTCCTGAATGGACTTCGTATATTGCCAATATGAAATATACCCCATCAAAGACATGGGAATGACCGTAAGAATAATGTAAGTGACGATCAGCTTGGAACTCAGACGGTAATTGCGAAACCTCAATCTCTTCAGCATTTTAAAAATCATATTGGTCCACGTTTTCCTTCGTAAAATCTAAAGGCTCGCCCATAATGACGATATCCCCGTTGACTCTGATATTCCCGACATTGTCGATTTCCTGACCGTCATGCGGCGGTATGCCGTCGAGCAAATTTTCAGCCAACACGACCGTTAAATATCCTAATTTTTTAGGGCTCCAAAGCGTTACGATCTGCGCGGATCCCTCGTGCAGGTAAGACCGCATCACATTCGGAGAGGACAATCCGACGACTTTAACCTTTCCGGCTTTTCCTGTATCTTTTACAGCTTTGGCGGCAGCAGGCGGACCTACGGACGAGTTGCCGATAATCCCCGCCAGATGCGGATGAGCTTTTAACAGCTGCTTTGCAACTTCATAGGCTTTTTGTGAATCATCATCGGTAGGCGCGATTTCGGCCAGTTTCATCAGCGGGTAATACTGCTGCTGCTGAATTTTGATCCACTTTATCCATTCGTTTAAATTGGACGCGGACGGCGCCCCGGTCATGATCGCAAATTCGCCTTTTTCATCAGTATTCCATGCCAAGGTGTCCATCATATGCCGTCCCAGCATTTCCGGCTCCACCATATTGATGAAAAATTCCCGTCCGCCAGCAAGCGTATCCGAATCCCAGGTGATGACTCTAATACCTTGTTGCTTTGCGGTTATTAAGATCGGGAGCAGCTTTTGCGGATCGTTAGCGGATACGGCAATGACATCCACTCGCTTATCGATAAGATCCTGGATAACCTTGACTTGTTGGTCGGAATCCGCAGTCTGCGGACCCTCATAAAGCACATTGACCCCCAATTCTTTTGCAGCTTCCCGCGCACCGTCCTCTACGGCATTAAAGTAGGGGATTCCCTTCAGCTTCGGGACGATGCCGATCGTATAATTGTGCTTATTGTTTTGCTTTTTAGATGCGTTATCTTTCTCCATAGAATAGATCACTTGGTATTTATCTCGTTGAAAAGGATTTTGGCAACCGCTTGCAACGATCAGGATCAGAAAAATAACCGCCGCTTTTCGAAGCATGATATTCCACCTTTAAAAGAAACCTCATATAGAGACGTTCAAAACCAATATCAGTATAGCATAACGCCCCATGAATAGAATGTGGATAATCCTTATGCTTCTGCATAGATTATCCACATCCAACAGGGTTTGTCTTCAATTTAGATTCATATGCAGTTGAAGCTGCGGATCTACAATCCTAGGCGTGATAAAACACCTCGGGAATTCGTTTCATCAGGTTTCCGTCTTCCCACGGAATCATGATCGGTTTCATGAACTCCTGCCATTTTTGGTTGACTTCTTCGTTTGCAAGAATTTCCATCGTTTGCTCAAAGTCGCCTGCCACTTGCATGTAGGCAAACAGATAACGTTCATGCATAAAAATACTGTAGGAATGAATGCCGAGCCGGTCAAAAATATTCAACAGCTCAGGATATACAGCCTGGTGTCTGATGCGGTACTCCTCCTCGAATCCTTCACGAACTTTCATCACAAAACCATAGTGAGCCATCCTTTTTTCCACCCCCGGTTCCTTATTCAAATGCTTCCATCATGGGACGCATCAGGATTTGCAAAATGCGCGTATTTGGAT is part of the Ferviditalea candida genome and encodes:
- a CDS encoding L-rhamnose mutarotase; amino-acid sequence: MAHYGFVMKVREGFEEEYRIRHQAVYPELLNIFDRLGIHSYSIFMHERYLFAYMQVAGDFEQTMEILANEEVNQKWQEFMKPIMIPWEDGNLMKRIPEVFYHA
- a CDS encoding autoinducer 2 ABC transporter substrate-binding protein; translation: MLRKAAVIFLILIVASGCQNPFQRDKYQVIYSMEKDNASKKQNNKHNYTIGIVPKLKGIPYFNAVEDGAREAAKELGVNVLYEGPQTADSDQQVKVIQDLIDKRVDVIAVSANDPQKLLPILITAKQQGIRVITWDSDTLAGGREFFINMVEPEMLGRHMMDTLAWNTDEKGEFAIMTGAPSASNLNEWIKWIKIQQQQYYPLMKLAEIAPTDDDSQKAYEVAKQLLKAHPHLAGIIGNSSVGPPAAAKAVKDTGKAGKVKVVGLSSPNVMRSYLHEGSAQIVTLWSPKKLGYLTVVLAENLLDGIPPHDGQEIDNVGNIRVNGDIVIMGEPLDFTKENVDQYDF
- a CDS encoding cache domain-containing sensor histidine kinase produces the protein MIFKMLKRLRFRNYRLSSKLIVTYIILTVIPMSLMGYISYWQYTKSIQEQLGEYMPRFLEQAGANIEKQMNEIVNLPELLYNSNDIIAILRRDHYQNQSDLLKDQFVVNSYMASTYLNGSNPNVLGVFLISKNRFFHSTRLNFSGFGLDTLPVPSGNDLDWQGKTKIILPNEVHLKFDGNVPYIMIMKQIQDFDNRKNMGTMFIAVRLKFIDEILRNFEKEDKAALWIMNKTGKILYHTDNNKIGSIDQEINQYPILNGSFRSNATDESRLVSVKEFSQYQWVLVHSIPLKYLTERTDLVRNITILMFLIFITITSIISIFFALKVTRPIKKLSGLMKYVEMGNFQVDLKIRSRDEVGMLARSFNSMVATTRELIEKNYYIEIKQKEAELYALQSQINPHFMYNTLETIGMAVEEGETGLVVEMVTLLGRMLRFSLSNKSKLVTIDEEVQHVRDYLTIQKIRFEDRVNFMIDPKIDIHLLYTPKFILQPIVENAIKHGLELRKGVHIQISINQEFGAGSGKQEIVFRIRDDGPGIPADKLAELNDLMRSEAFVAGDSGLGLRNVHARIALMFGADFGVQLDSLYGKGTEVIIRIPVYGGEQL